The proteins below come from a single Halobacteriovorax sp. GB3 genomic window:
- the rny gene encoding ribonuclease Y produces the protein MGIEIILASILCLIVGAGVGFFVRQSQANKETKVRLEKGDEIIENAKKQASDIKYKARKEAKEIAKEEKEELEKFVNKKQKEIKDQENEVVRKEAKLDTKIEDAEKKEKQAHEKAQELEAKKLEAIREVEKFKIRQEEVANKLSEVSEMSKEQAKQELLDLMTEDARVDFAKELKRIEEETKEEAEDKAKRIVGIAIQRFAGEYVAEKTISTVDLPSDDVKGRLIGREGRNIRAFEQICGVDLIIDDTPEVVVISSFNVVRREIARQTINKLIADGRIHPAKIEEFHDKSKAEVDKQLLTLGEKAQMEIGVHGIHPEILKLVGALNWRTSYTQNQYQHALEAAFICGAMAAEMGQNVKQARRAGLLHDIGKVLDASAEGSHAVIGADFAKKYGESPDVVHAIRAHHDDEKPESVLAHLVAAADALSGARPGARKAMMESYVSRLTDIEEIVNSFEGVSKSYAISGGREVRVFVENDRINDEETVMLSRDIAKKIEEEMSYPGTIKITVVRETKAVGVAK, from the coding sequence ATGGGTATTGAAATTATCCTTGCATCAATTTTATGCTTAATTGTTGGTGCTGGTGTTGGTTTCTTTGTTAGGCAATCACAGGCCAATAAAGAAACAAAAGTGCGTTTGGAAAAAGGTGACGAGATCATCGAAAACGCTAAGAAACAAGCATCAGATATTAAGTACAAAGCGAGAAAAGAAGCAAAAGAAATTGCTAAAGAAGAAAAAGAAGAGCTTGAGAAGTTTGTAAACAAAAAGCAAAAAGAGATCAAAGATCAAGAGAATGAAGTCGTTAGAAAAGAGGCGAAACTTGATACTAAGATTGAAGATGCTGAGAAAAAAGAAAAACAAGCTCACGAAAAGGCACAAGAACTTGAAGCGAAAAAGCTTGAAGCTATTCGCGAAGTAGAGAAGTTTAAAATTAGACAAGAAGAAGTTGCTAATAAACTTTCTGAAGTCAGTGAAATGAGTAAAGAGCAAGCTAAGCAAGAGCTACTTGATCTAATGACTGAAGATGCTCGTGTTGATTTTGCTAAAGAGCTTAAGAGAATTGAAGAAGAAACAAAAGAAGAAGCAGAAGATAAGGCAAAGAGAATTGTTGGAATCGCTATTCAGCGTTTCGCTGGAGAGTATGTTGCCGAGAAGACAATCTCAACAGTTGATCTTCCATCTGATGATGTTAAAGGTCGTCTAATTGGTCGTGAGGGTCGTAACATTAGAGCTTTCGAGCAAATCTGTGGTGTTGACCTTATTATTGACGACACTCCAGAGGTTGTTGTTATTTCTTCATTCAACGTTGTTAGACGTGAGATTGCAAGACAAACAATTAATAAGCTAATTGCTGATGGTCGTATCCACCCAGCTAAAATTGAAGAATTTCACGATAAGTCTAAGGCGGAAGTTGATAAACAACTTCTGACTCTTGGTGAAAAAGCACAAATGGAAATTGGAGTTCACGGGATTCACCCTGAGATTCTAAAACTTGTAGGTGCTCTTAACTGGAGAACGTCTTACACTCAAAACCAATATCAACATGCGCTAGAAGCTGCCTTCATTTGTGGAGCAATGGCCGCTGAGATGGGACAAAATGTTAAACAAGCAAGAAGAGCTGGTCTACTTCACGATATTGGTAAGGTTCTTGATGCTTCAGCTGAAGGATCACACGCTGTTATCGGAGCTGACTTTGCTAAGAAGTATGGAGAGTCTCCTGATGTTGTTCACGCTATTAGAGCTCACCATGATGACGAAAAGCCAGAATCGGTTCTTGCACACTTAGTTGCAGCAGCTGATGCTCTATCTGGAGCTCGCCCTGGTGCACGTAAGGCGATGATGGAATCTTATGTTTCTCGACTAACTGATATCGAAGAAATTGTTAATTCATTCGAAGGTGTTTCTAAATCTTATGCCATCTCTGGTGGTCGTGAAGTTAGAGTTTTCGTTGAAAATGATAGAATTAACGATGAAGAGACTGTTATGTTATCACGCGATATCGCTAAGAAGATTGAAGAGGAGATGTCATATCCTGGTACAATCAAAATTACAGTTGTTCGTGAAACGAAAGCTGTTGGTGTTGCGAAGTAA
- a CDS encoding 5-formyltetrahydrofolate cyclo-ligase, which produces MKNEIRKNINERIRSLGSFHKKEKSLLAIKNLSHLLKDLFATQNEISLGLYAPLSDELDCREIEFEMNISPCFPATDPNGNMLFKSSLYGDLVESKDFGVTILSPRAEAKVVTPEALLIPARAFDLKGGRLGRGKGYYDKYLEKFSYFKIGIGFDEQILNEVPMSDHDVYMDFVVTDKRIIKVKK; this is translated from the coding sequence TTGAAAAACGAAATAAGAAAGAATATTAACGAGAGGATTCGTTCTCTTGGTTCATTTCATAAAAAAGAGAAATCTCTTTTAGCCATTAAAAATCTTTCTCATCTTCTAAAAGATCTTTTTGCTACCCAAAATGAAATTAGTTTGGGGCTTTATGCTCCTTTATCCGATGAATTGGATTGTCGTGAAATAGAATTCGAAATGAATATTTCGCCCTGTTTTCCGGCAACCGATCCAAACGGAAATATGCTTTTTAAGAGTAGCCTTTATGGCGATCTTGTAGAAAGCAAGGATTTTGGAGTGACAATCTTGAGCCCTCGTGCTGAGGCGAAGGTAGTTACTCCAGAAGCTCTTCTCATTCCTGCGAGGGCCTTTGATCTTAAAGGTGGACGTCTAGGAAGGGGAAAGGGTTATTACGATAAATATTTAGAGAAGTTTAGTTATTTTAAAATAGGTATTGGCTTTGATGAGCAAATCCTAAATGAAGTTCCCATGAGTGATCATGATGTTTATATGGACTTCGTTGTTACAGATAAGCGAATCATCAAAGTTAAGAAATAG
- the ftsY gene encoding signal recognition particle-docking protein FtsY: protein MEKALQSLQALYTKLGLQQEATLEHLYVITGVLGFLFLLILIKVFKKADEKIPSEFDAQKKAPAQAEEASKLEITKEAAEEITAEKETEVAAKEQAVVEEVVEATPEEVSKEVAKEEGPSWTDRLRKGLGQSRNQVWGRIGKLFSGTALDEDTLEEVEELLYGADIGPATVAELIEELEEKAKSEGFGEKEFKSFLFDFLSQKMDSIQNTVDKDLYQFNPENKGKTKVIMVVGVNGAGKTTTIGKLATKLTNQGAKVVVGACDTFRAAAVDQLQVWCDRAGATMIRAREGANPSGVGYDALQTAMNENADYCILDTAGRLHTAGNLMEELTKSKNVLKKLDDSAPDQVLLVIDAITGQNALRQAEEFNKALGLTGLIFTKCDGSSKAGSAVSIVQQLKVPITYIGVGENVEDLNVFSLKEYLNALLDY, encoded by the coding sequence ATGGAAAAAGCACTTCAAAGCTTGCAAGCGCTTTATACAAAGTTAGGTCTTCAGCAAGAAGCGACATTAGAGCATCTCTATGTGATCACAGGTGTTCTAGGATTTTTATTTCTTCTGATCCTTATTAAAGTTTTCAAGAAAGCAGATGAAAAAATACCATCAGAATTTGATGCTCAGAAAAAAGCTCCAGCACAAGCTGAAGAGGCCTCGAAGTTAGAGATTACTAAAGAAGCCGCTGAAGAAATCACAGCTGAAAAAGAAACAGAGGTTGCAGCTAAAGAGCAAGCTGTTGTTGAAGAAGTTGTTGAGGCAACTCCTGAAGAGGTTTCTAAAGAAGTAGCTAAAGAAGAAGGTCCAAGTTGGACTGATCGACTAAGAAAAGGCCTTGGGCAGTCGAGAAATCAGGTATGGGGAAGAATTGGAAAGCTCTTCTCAGGTACGGCCTTGGACGAAGACACTTTAGAAGAAGTTGAAGAACTACTTTATGGTGCAGATATTGGCCCGGCGACAGTTGCTGAACTAATTGAAGAGCTTGAAGAGAAGGCAAAGAGTGAAGGTTTTGGAGAGAAAGAGTTTAAAAGTTTTCTCTTCGATTTCTTAAGCCAGAAAATGGACTCGATTCAAAATACAGTTGATAAAGACCTCTACCAATTCAACCCAGAAAACAAAGGTAAAACAAAAGTTATTATGGTTGTTGGAGTAAATGGGGCAGGGAAAACGACAACCATTGGAAAATTGGCCACGAAACTTACTAATCAAGGGGCTAAAGTTGTTGTTGGTGCTTGTGATACATTTAGGGCCGCAGCTGTTGACCAACTTCAGGTGTGGTGTGACAGAGCTGGAGCAACAATGATCAGAGCTCGCGAAGGGGCAAACCCAAGCGGTGTAGGATATGATGCACTTCAAACAGCGATGAATGAAAATGCTGATTACTGTATTTTAGATACTGCGGGGCGTTTACATACAGCAGGAAATCTGATGGAAGAACTGACAAAGAGTAAAAATGTTCTCAAAAAGCTTGATGACAGTGCTCCAGATCAAGTTCTTCTCGTTATTGATGCCATTACGGGTCAAAATGCTCTTAGACAGGCCGAGGAATTTAATAAGGCACTTGGATTAACTGGCCTTATTTTTACAAAATGCGATGGTTCCTCTAAAGCAGGAAGCGCCGTGTCCATCGTTCAGCAGTTAAAAGTACCAATAACGTACATTGGTGTAGGCGAAAATGTAGAAGATTTAAACGTATTTAGCTTAAAAGAGTATTTAAACGCTCTTTTAGACTACTAA
- the zapA gene encoding cell division protein ZapA, with translation MDSKRELKEFNVLGYNIRLKSEEDSGEIAPEKIIEYVQGEIDAIKQSSPSLENAQAAVLVALKIASEKLGIERDYQENITKLKASAKGALGYIEEVSPSTM, from the coding sequence ATGGATAGCAAAAGAGAATTGAAAGAATTTAACGTACTAGGATATAACATCAGACTAAAGTCTGAGGAAGATAGTGGTGAAATCGCACCAGAAAAAATTATTGAGTATGTTCAAGGTGAAATTGATGCTATTAAACAAAGTTCTCCTAGTTTAGAGAACGCTCAGGCAGCGGTATTAGTTGCTCTGAAAATTGCATCAGAAAAGCTTGGTATAGAAAGAGATTATCAAGAAAATATCACTAAACTTAAGGCATCTGCTAAAGGTGCACTTGGATATATTGAAGAGGTATCTCCTAGTACAATGTAA